One Candidatus Cardinium hertigii DNA window includes the following coding sequences:
- the rplB gene encoding 50S ribosomal protein L2 produces the protein MPLLKKLNPTTPGQRFRVAPSFATVITTNKPEKSLLGKAKRSGGRNNRGRITVPHRGGGHKRRARLIDFKRQKFEIPAVVHSIEYDPMRTAYIALLHYVDGAKAYILAPEGLQVGARVMAGSGVPIQVGNAMAMKDMPLGTMIHNIELSPGRGAALVRSAGASAQLLSKSGKYVTIKLPSGERRLVLDRCMATIGSVSNSAHVHVTMAKAGRSRWLGRRPRVRAVAMNPVDHPMGGGEGKASGGHPRSSKGLYAKGKKTRDRHKYSTKLIVGKKKR, from the coding sequence ATGCCATTGTTAAAAAAATTAAATCCGACTACGCCAGGTCAGCGATTTAGGGTAGCCCCTAGTTTTGCTACAGTTATTACGACTAATAAGCCTGAGAAGTCTCTTTTAGGGAAGGCTAAGCGCAGTGGTGGCCGTAATAACCGGGGTCGGATAACAGTTCCCCATAGAGGAGGGGGACATAAGCGGCGTGCCCGTTTAATTGATTTCAAACGTCAAAAGTTTGAAATACCTGCCGTAGTGCACTCTATTGAGTACGATCCCATGCGTACGGCTTATATTGCATTGCTGCATTATGTAGATGGGGCAAAGGCTTACATATTGGCTCCAGAGGGGTTACAGGTAGGTGCCCGGGTGATGGCTGGTTCAGGAGTTCCCATACAGGTTGGGAATGCCATGGCGATGAAAGATATGCCTTTAGGTACCATGATTCACAACATTGAATTAAGTCCAGGGCGTGGTGCTGCGCTGGTTAGAAGTGCTGGTGCCAGTGCGCAATTGCTTTCTAAGAGTGGAAAGTATGTTACCATTAAACTGCCTTCTGGGGAGCGGCGTTTGGTATTAGATCGCTGTATGGCTACCATTGGGTCTGTTTCCAACAGTGCGCATGTGCATGTTACGATGGCAAAGGCAGGTCGCAGCCGTTGGCTTGGTAGAAGACCTCGTGTTAGGGCAGTAGCTATGAATCCTGTGGATCATCCGATGGGCGGAGGAGAAGGAAAAGCTTCTGGTGGTCATCCTAGATCTTCTAAGGGGCTCTATGCAAAGGGTAAAAAAACGAGAGACCGGCATAAATATTCTACTAAACTGATCGTTGGTAAAAAGAAACGGTAA
- the rpsH gene encoding 30S ribosomal protein S8, with translation MTTDPIADYLTRIRNAIAAGHKVVEIPASKIKVRLTEILQEKGYIYKHKVYTNPGKVSSVIKVLLKYDRQTKAAAIVKLKRISKPGLRKYATIATMPSVINGLGIAILSTSKGILSDKEARKMHVGGEVLCYVY, from the coding sequence ATGACTACAGATCCAATAGCTGATTATCTTACGAGGATCAGGAATGCAATTGCTGCTGGGCATAAGGTAGTGGAGATCCCGGCTTCTAAAATAAAAGTTCGGTTAACGGAGATATTGCAAGAAAAAGGTTATATATACAAGCATAAAGTTTATACGAATCCGGGCAAGGTTTCTTCCGTTATAAAAGTGCTATTAAAATACGATAGGCAAACAAAGGCAGCTGCCATTGTAAAATTAAAGCGCATTAGCAAGCCTGGGTTGCGTAAATATGCTACCATAGCTACTATGCCTAGTGTAATCAATGGATTAGGAATTGCCATATTGTCTACTTCCAAAGGCATCCTATCGGATAAAGAAGCGCGTAAGATGCATGTAGGGGGGGAAGTGCTTTGTTATGTGTACTAA
- the rplD gene encoding 50S ribosomal protein L4 has translation MELSVLKYTGEETGRMAVLPPEIFDIEPNEHVVHLDVKSILAGKRQGTHQSKERGAVSGSRRKIKRQKGSGTARAGDIKSPLFRGGGRIFGPKPRNYGFKLNAKVKKLARKSALTYKARARTIAVLESFSFEQAKTKAYLDFLQNLSCLDERTLLLLPSVDKNIVLSSRNIKKAKVCCVDHVNTYDLLQAAKLLIVESAIEPMVRKLT, from the coding sequence ATGGAGCTATCGGTATTAAAATATACAGGAGAAGAGACGGGTCGTATGGCTGTATTGCCCCCGGAGATTTTTGACATTGAGCCTAATGAACATGTGGTTCATTTAGATGTTAAGTCTATCCTAGCTGGTAAGCGTCAAGGGACGCATCAATCCAAGGAACGCGGTGCGGTTAGTGGTTCCAGAAGAAAGATCAAACGCCAAAAAGGAAGCGGTACCGCTAGGGCTGGTGATATCAAATCCCCTTTATTCAGAGGAGGGGGGCGTATTTTTGGTCCTAAGCCAAGGAATTATGGATTTAAATTAAATGCTAAAGTGAAGAAGCTGGCTAGGAAATCCGCCCTTACCTATAAAGCAAGAGCTCGTACGATTGCTGTATTGGAATCTTTTTCTTTTGAGCAGGCTAAAACAAAAGCCTACCTAGATTTCCTACAGAATCTCTCCTGTTTGGATGAACGGACACTGCTATTGCTGCCTAGTGTGGATAAAAATATTGTACTATCCAGTAGGAATATTAAAAAGGCAAAAGTATGCTGCGTAGATCATGTAAATACATATGATTTATTACAGGCAGCCAAGTTGTTAATTGTTGAGAGTGCTATTGAGCCTATGGTAAGGAAATTAACCTAA
- the rplV gene encoding 50S ribosomal protein L22, translated as MEAVAKLKYLPISARKVALLADLVRGKRVSIALAALQNSPQQAAVQLRKLLLSAMANWYAKHSHTAVEEAPMVVKKITVDRAGMLKRIMPAPRGVAHRIRRRSSHVVVVVGSQVEQFAIG; from the coding sequence ATGGAGGCAGTAGCAAAGTTAAAGTATCTTCCTATATCTGCGCGTAAGGTAGCTCTATTGGCTGATCTTGTTAGGGGTAAGCGCGTATCGATTGCTTTAGCTGCTTTGCAAAACTCTCCCCAGCAGGCTGCCGTACAGTTGAGAAAACTGTTGCTTTCTGCTATGGCCAACTGGTATGCGAAGCATAGCCATACTGCTGTAGAAGAGGCTCCTATGGTTGTAAAGAAAATAACAGTAGATAGGGCAGGTATGCTTAAAAGAATCATGCCCGCTCCAAGGGGTGTTGCGCATAGAATTAGAAGGCGTTCCAGTCATGTTGTTGTGGTTGTAGGCAGTCAGGTAGAGCAGTTTGCCATTGGATAG
- the rplN gene encoding 50S ribosomal protein L14, with translation MIQQESIVKVADNSGAKTALCIRVLGGTRKRYARVGDKIVVTVKSANPSSTLKKGTLSKAVVVRARKEKRRKDGSYIRFEDNAIVLIDNNNEPKGTGVFGPVAREVRDRKFMKIASLADEVL, from the coding sequence ATGATACAGCAGGAATCAATAGTAAAAGTAGCGGACAATAGTGGTGCCAAGACGGCGCTTTGTATTCGTGTTTTAGGGGGTACGCGTAAGCGTTATGCCCGTGTAGGAGATAAGATTGTGGTAACGGTAAAATCAGCCAATCCCTCTAGTACCCTTAAAAAGGGAACGCTTTCTAAGGCGGTGGTAGTTCGCGCGCGAAAAGAAAAGAGGCGTAAGGATGGATCTTATATTCGCTTTGAAGATAATGCGATTGTTTTGATTGACAATAACAATGAGCCAAAAGGGACTGGTGTTTTTGGGCCTGTTGCACGTGAAGTGCGGGATAGAAAATTTATGAAGATAGCCTCTTTGGCTGATGAGGTGCTATAA
- the sufB gene encoding Fe-S cluster assembly protein SufB — protein sequence MVQQTKDILESISSSEYQYGFESNIPVDTIPRGLTADTIRLIAERKQEPAWLLDRRLQAFHYFMQLKAPTWAKVNYPPIDYQAIIYYAEPKQKVKLNSLEEADPLLLATFQRLGISLEEQRRLAGVAMDIVLDSVSVATTFKETLNRLGIIFCSFSEAVQEHPELVQRYLGKVVPMTDNYFAALNTAVFSDGSFCFIPKGVHCPMELSTYFRINAVNTGQFERTLIIAEEDSYVSYLEGCTAPMRDENQLHAAVVEIYAAKGAHVRYATVQNWYPGNKEGVGGVYNFVTKRGLCAGAHAKISWTQVETGSAITWKYPSCILMGDHSIGEFYSVAVTKNKQQADTGTKMIHIGKHTKSRIVSKGIAAGCSSNSYRGLVKLTVAAAHSTNFSQCDSLLIGNHCGAHTFPYIEVKNPTGQVAHEATTSKISADQLFYCNQRGIEQEQAIALIVNGYCREVLKQLPMEFAVEAQKLLALTLEGSVG from the coding sequence ATGGTACAGCAAACGAAAGATATATTAGAAAGCATCAGTTCGTCAGAGTATCAGTACGGTTTTGAGAGTAATATCCCTGTAGATACGATCCCGAGAGGCTTAACAGCGGATACCATTCGGTTGATTGCTGAGCGGAAGCAGGAGCCAGCTTGGTTGTTGGATCGGCGGTTACAGGCTTTTCATTACTTTATGCAATTAAAAGCACCTACTTGGGCAAAAGTTAACTATCCCCCAATAGATTATCAGGCTATTATTTATTATGCGGAACCCAAACAGAAAGTAAAATTAAACAGTTTAGAGGAAGCAGATCCTCTACTTTTAGCTACCTTTCAGCGATTGGGCATCTCCCTAGAGGAGCAGAGAAGGCTGGCAGGCGTAGCGATGGATATTGTATTAGATAGCGTTTCCGTTGCGACTACTTTTAAGGAGACGTTAAACAGGTTAGGTATTATTTTTTGTTCCTTTAGTGAAGCAGTGCAAGAGCATCCTGAATTGGTACAGCGTTATTTGGGTAAGGTAGTGCCTATGACGGACAATTATTTTGCTGCGCTTAATACCGCTGTGTTTAGTGATGGTTCTTTTTGTTTCATTCCCAAGGGAGTGCATTGTCCCATGGAGCTTTCCACCTATTTCCGTATCAATGCAGTTAATACAGGGCAATTTGAACGTACGCTCATTATCGCAGAAGAGGACAGTTATGTTAGCTATTTAGAGGGGTGTACGGCCCCTATGCGAGATGAAAACCAATTACATGCTGCTGTAGTAGAAATTTATGCAGCGAAAGGTGCCCATGTAAGGTACGCTACCGTTCAAAATTGGTATCCTGGCAATAAAGAAGGTGTAGGAGGCGTGTATAATTTTGTTACGAAGCGAGGACTTTGTGCCGGGGCACATGCTAAAATTTCTTGGACCCAAGTGGAAACCGGCTCAGCCATTACCTGGAAATATCCCAGCTGTATTTTAATGGGGGATCATTCAATAGGAGAGTTTTATTCCGTTGCCGTTACCAAAAATAAACAGCAAGCGGATACCGGAACAAAAATGATTCATATTGGGAAACATACAAAAAGTCGTATTGTATCCAAGGGCATTGCGGCGGGGTGCTCTAGCAATAGCTATAGGGGTCTTGTTAAGCTTACAGTTGCAGCGGCCCATAGTACTAATTTTTCTCAATGTGATTCACTATTAATAGGAAACCACTGCGGGGCCCATACTTTCCCTTATATAGAAGTAAAAAACCCAACGGGGCAGGTTGCGCATGAAGCTACTACTTCTAAAATTAGTGCGGATCAGCTTTTTTATTGCAACCAGCGTGGTATTGAGCAGGAGCAGGCTATTGCGCTTATTGTGAATGGTTACTGCCGAGAAGTTTTGAAGCAATTGCCCATGGAATTTGCAGTAGAAGCACAAAAATTACTTGCCTTAACGTTGGAGGGGAGCGTGGGCTAG
- the rpmC gene encoding 50S ribosomal protein L29, with translation MQYKDIQALSYEAGKAKLQETVDYFLKLKFAHAVSPIEQPMKIRQARKLIARLKTAQRAIALRDSYEAVEKQCHVKK, from the coding sequence ATGCAATATAAAGATATTCAAGCGCTTTCTTATGAAGCAGGCAAGGCTAAGTTGCAGGAAACGGTAGATTATTTTCTAAAGTTAAAGTTTGCGCATGCCGTTTCACCTATTGAGCAACCTATGAAAATTAGGCAGGCTAGGAAGCTTATTGCGCGGTTAAAGACGGCGCAGCGGGCTATTGCCCTTAGGGATTCCTATGAAGCGGTAGAAAAGCAATGTCATGTTAAGAAATAA
- the rpsC gene encoding 30S ribosomal protein S3 yields MGQKVHPIGFRLGFIRKPDASWFSSKKDYADNLMEDHKIRMYLDVRLARASVAKVLIERAGKKITITIHTARPGSVIGKSGTEVDKLKEALKQLTNKEVEVNIVEIKRLDLEAKLVATQIAQQVRGRLPFKRVVKQTIAAVMRSGAEGVKIKIAGRLDGAEMARSEQFREGAVPLHTLRNDIDYAIVEAHTIYGRIGIKVWIARGEVTLPVAGPLISSVDRIKPGKVLPAKA; encoded by the coding sequence ATGGGTCAAAAAGTTCATCCTATTGGGTTTAGGCTTGGGTTTATTCGGAAACCAGATGCCAGTTGGTTTTCGTCGAAAAAGGATTATGCGGATAATTTAATGGAAGACCATAAGATTCGTATGTATTTGGATGTTCGGCTTGCCAGGGCCAGTGTTGCAAAGGTATTGATAGAGCGTGCGGGAAAAAAAATTACCATTACGATTCATACGGCGCGACCTGGTTCAGTTATTGGGAAGTCAGGTACAGAAGTAGATAAGCTAAAAGAGGCGCTTAAGCAGTTGACCAACAAGGAAGTCGAAGTCAATATAGTAGAGATAAAGCGGCTAGATCTAGAGGCAAAGTTAGTAGCCACTCAGATTGCGCAGCAAGTGAGGGGGCGTTTGCCCTTTAAGCGTGTGGTTAAGCAAACCATTGCAGCTGTTATGCGTTCTGGTGCAGAAGGCGTAAAGATTAAAATAGCTGGTAGGTTAGATGGTGCTGAGATGGCTAGGTCAGAGCAGTTTAGGGAGGGAGCCGTACCGCTGCATACCTTGCGCAATGATATAGATTATGCTATAGTAGAAGCGCATACTATTTATGGTAGAATAGGCATTAAGGTATGGATTGCGCGGGGAGAAGTTACGCTACCCGTCGCGGGACCGCTCATAAGTAGCGTGGATCGCATTAAGCCAGGGAAAGTGTTGCCTGCTAAGGCCTGA
- the rplP gene encoding 50S ribosomal protein L16, whose protein sequence is MLQPKRVRYRKTQKGKIKGLSMRGNTLEFGTFGIKALEPSYITARQIEAVRVVMTRTMKRQGQVWTRIFPDKPLTKKPAEVRMGKGKGAPDSFVAVVKPGKILFELDGVSDEVAAHAMRLAMHKLPIKVYFIKRKDYDSALV, encoded by the coding sequence ATGTTACAGCCAAAGCGGGTACGCTATAGAAAAACACAGAAGGGGAAAATAAAAGGATTATCCATGCGGGGTAATACCTTAGAATTTGGTACCTTTGGGATAAAAGCATTGGAACCTTCCTACATTACTGCTCGGCAAATTGAGGCAGTGCGTGTGGTTATGACCAGAACAATGAAACGTCAAGGGCAGGTTTGGACACGTATTTTCCCAGATAAGCCCTTAACCAAGAAGCCAGCTGAGGTTCGGATGGGTAAAGGAAAGGGAGCACCAGATAGTTTTGTTGCGGTTGTGAAGCCTGGTAAGATTCTTTTTGAATTAGATGGAGTTTCGGACGAAGTAGCAGCGCACGCCATGCGTTTAGCGATGCATAAGCTACCGATTAAGGTTTATTTCATTAAGCGTAAGGATTATGATTCTGCGCTTGTATAG
- the rplE gene encoding 50S ribosomal protein L5: MGKPRLQEKYFKEVVPQLKAELGYTSVMQVPRLQKICINQGLGEGVANKKLIQLGIEELTAITGQRAVATYAKRAVSNFKLRIGMPIGVKVTLRSQLMYEFLDRLIAIALPRIRNFWGLPTAGFDSNGNYTIGIQEQIIFPEVSIDKVAKVVGMNVTFVTTAQDKAIALQLLKALGMPFNMEKG; this comes from the coding sequence ATGGGCAAGCCTAGGTTACAAGAAAAATATTTTAAGGAAGTAGTTCCTCAGCTTAAGGCGGAGCTTGGTTATACCTCTGTTATGCAAGTGCCCAGGTTGCAAAAAATATGCATCAATCAGGGATTGGGGGAGGGTGTAGCCAATAAGAAGTTAATTCAGTTAGGAATAGAAGAGCTAACTGCTATTACTGGTCAGCGTGCGGTTGCTACGTATGCTAAAAGAGCGGTATCTAATTTTAAGTTGCGGATAGGGATGCCTATTGGCGTAAAAGTTACCCTACGCAGTCAGTTAATGTATGAATTTCTTGATCGCTTGATCGCCATTGCATTACCACGTATTAGGAACTTTTGGGGGTTACCTACTGCTGGGTTTGATAGCAATGGTAATTATACCATAGGCATTCAAGAGCAAATTATATTCCCGGAAGTTAGTATTGATAAGGTTGCCAAAGTGGTCGGTATGAATGTAACTTTCGTTACGACTGCTCAAGATAAGGCAATCGCCTTACAGCTTTTGAAAGCTTTAGGGATGCCCTTTAATATGGAAAAAGGTTAA
- the rpsQ gene encoding 30S ribosomal protein S17 codes for MLRNKRKEKIGRVTSNKSDKTITVVMNARMIHPVYGKFVKTTTKFMAHDAANACHVGDLVKIMETRPVSKRKRWRLVEIMERAK; via the coding sequence ATGTTAAGAAATAAAAGAAAAGAAAAAATAGGAAGGGTAACAAGTAATAAGTCTGATAAGACGATAACAGTTGTTATGAATGCTAGGATGATTCATCCCGTTTATGGTAAGTTTGTTAAAACTACCACTAAGTTTATGGCGCATGATGCAGCTAATGCATGCCATGTGGGCGATTTAGTAAAAATTATGGAAACGCGTCCTGTAAGCAAGCGCAAGCGTTGGAGATTGGTTGAAATCATGGAGAGAGCTAAGTAA
- the rplC gene encoding 50S ribosomal protein L3 yields the protein MIGIIGKKIGMTSLYDGKGHKQACTVIQGGPCVVTQLKTLSVDGYQAVQLAYDDKKEKNTTKPLLGHFSKASTTPKRKQVEFSYADEAWPQQLALGQLVRLADIFEEGEFVDVVGRSKGKGFQGVVKRHGFSGVGGRSHGQHNRERAPGSIGANSDPSRVFKGMRMGGRTGGNRVKVKNLKVMKILPEKDLIVLCGAVPGAHNSYVILEK from the coding sequence ATGATTGGAATTATAGGGAAAAAGATTGGGATGACCAGTCTGTATGATGGAAAAGGGCATAAGCAGGCCTGTACCGTCATCCAAGGGGGGCCTTGCGTAGTTACACAGCTTAAAACGCTTTCTGTAGATGGCTACCAGGCTGTTCAACTAGCGTATGACGATAAGAAGGAAAAGAATACGACGAAGCCTCTTTTAGGTCATTTTTCCAAAGCTTCTACTACACCGAAGCGAAAGCAGGTTGAATTCAGCTATGCTGATGAGGCATGGCCACAGCAGCTGGCATTGGGTCAGCTGGTTCGTCTAGCGGATATTTTTGAAGAAGGTGAGTTTGTTGATGTGGTGGGAAGGTCCAAAGGAAAGGGTTTTCAAGGCGTTGTGAAGCGGCATGGATTTAGTGGAGTGGGTGGTCGTTCGCATGGTCAGCACAATCGAGAGAGGGCGCCTGGTTCTATTGGTGCCAATTCTGATCCCTCTCGTGTATTTAAGGGTATGCGTATGGGAGGAAGAACAGGGGGTAATAGAGTAAAAGTAAAAAACCTCAAGGTTATGAAAATATTACCAGAAAAAGATTTAATTGTGCTTTGTGGGGCAGTGCCTGGTGCGCACAATAGCTATGTAATCTTGGAAAAATAA
- a CDS encoding MFS transporter: MISFVHAHGNFIIANLIFLLLSLSQNSISLLLPSIQEEMLLSANDQQWIINIPFVITTIFMTLLGKITDICNRMPIVRLSLLSFLLGNSIAALSTTFFPFFIGRMLQGFGAAVLLPQSYVLIKQGKRKANDILFSYFMGITTLFLIVGPGVAGTICALLGWRWVFWIGGIFSLFILLIAIYTPDCKTSEKKIAEKIDYLGALLMAVLSLSSIFCISTLSHSIFLLWGLVAVISLLFLKKHLGTCSWPIMDVTLFKRASLFVYTMVLCSMQITMASTYIVSFALQHIFNLNPAASGILLTITIAPSILVSFLSSYIQKRFRTTQIIRTSLVMLILGNLLIGCAGYYHTIHLLTVSRFIISFFISILLSVGMTVILNKVPIAQQGTVSSLVYQFREFSNMFCVAVMHAIAFCSQQSIQIMTGTRFALSMLIPTLAAFVALLFFHKNKGH, from the coding sequence ATGATTTCCTTTGTTCATGCACATGGCAATTTTATAATTGCCAATCTTATATTTTTACTACTGTCCCTATCCCAGAATAGTATATCCTTATTGTTGCCTTCCATTCAAGAAGAAATGCTTCTTAGTGCAAATGATCAACAATGGATTATTAATATCCCATTCGTTATAACTACAATTTTTATGACCCTATTGGGTAAAATAACAGACATTTGTAATAGAATGCCTATTGTTAGGTTATCTTTACTATCCTTCTTATTAGGTAATAGCATAGCTGCGCTATCGACAACATTCTTCCCATTTTTTATAGGAAGAATGTTACAAGGTTTTGGTGCAGCTGTTCTGTTGCCCCAATCTTATGTACTTATCAAACAAGGAAAAAGAAAGGCTAATGATATATTATTTAGCTATTTTATGGGTATTACTACCCTATTCTTAATAGTTGGACCAGGCGTGGCTGGAACAATATGTGCGCTATTAGGGTGGCGATGGGTGTTTTGGATAGGCGGAATATTTAGCCTTTTTATTTTACTGATTGCTATTTATACGCCTGACTGTAAAACTTCTGAAAAAAAAATAGCTGAAAAAATAGATTACCTAGGAGCCCTATTAATGGCTGTATTATCTTTAAGCAGCATTTTTTGTATTAGCACCCTATCGCATTCCATCTTTTTGTTATGGGGATTGGTTGCTGTTATTTCGTTGCTTTTTTTAAAAAAGCATTTGGGTACCTGCTCATGGCCTATTATGGATGTTACGTTGTTTAAACGGGCGTCACTCTTTGTATATACAATGGTGCTCTGTTCTATGCAGATTACAATGGCTTCCACCTATATCGTATCTTTTGCCTTACAACATATTTTTAACCTTAATCCAGCAGCAAGTGGCATCTTACTTACCATAACCATTGCGCCTAGCATACTTGTTTCGTTTTTAAGTAGCTATATTCAAAAGCGATTTAGAACAACCCAGATAATAAGAACTTCCTTAGTTATGCTTATCCTAGGGAATTTACTAATAGGTTGTGCTGGTTATTATCATACGATCCATTTGTTAACCGTAAGCAGATTTATAATTAGTTTTTTTATTTCTATCCTTCTTTCAGTGGGAATGACAGTCATTCTAAATAAAGTTCCCATTGCACAACAAGGAACCGTTTCTTCTTTAGTTTATCAATTCAGAGAGTTTAGTAATATGTTTTGCGTAGCTGTTATGCATGCGATTGCTTTTTGTTCTCAGCAAAGCATACAAATAATGACAGGCACAAGATTTGCACTTTCTATGCTTATTCCTACCTTAGCTGCTTTTGTTGCCTTGCTATTTTTTCATAAAAATAAAGGCCATTAA
- the rpsS gene encoding 30S ribosomal protein S19, protein MGRSIKKGAYVAHHLQHKIDRLNESNKKTVVKTWSRRSTITPDFVGHTFAVHNGRKFIPVFVTEAMVGHKLGEFALTRMFKGHTFKKR, encoded by the coding sequence ATGGGCAGATCTATAAAAAAGGGCGCTTATGTTGCCCATCATTTACAGCATAAGATAGATAGGCTGAATGAATCCAATAAGAAAACAGTAGTAAAAACCTGGTCTAGGCGTTCTACTATTACACCTGATTTTGTGGGGCATACTTTTGCCGTGCATAATGGCCGTAAATTTATTCCTGTTTTCGTTACAGAGGCAATGGTAGGGCATAAGTTAGGCGAATTTGCTTTAACTAGAATGTTTAAAGGACATACATTTAAAAAAAGATAA
- the rplX gene encoding 50S ribosomal protein L24: MRKTIQKRKKLPIRTGDRVKIIAGKHRNEQGIILRVLPSVQRAFVEGINLVARHLKPSAKNPKGSIVRKEASLHISNLMLVDPGSGLPTRIGRKYNGAGKLQRYAKKTGNFIENGQA; encoded by the coding sequence ATGCGTAAAACAATACAAAAAAGAAAAAAACTCCCCATTCGTACAGGCGATCGGGTAAAGATTATAGCGGGAAAGCATAGAAACGAACAAGGTATTATCTTACGCGTATTACCTAGCGTACAGCGTGCTTTTGTGGAGGGTATAAACCTAGTAGCGCGACATCTTAAGCCATCTGCTAAGAACCCTAAAGGTTCCATTGTACGAAAAGAGGCTTCATTACACATTAGTAATTTGATGCTAGTGGATCCAGGAAGTGGGTTACCTACCCGTATAGGGAGGAAGTACAATGGAGCAGGGAAGTTGCAGCGGTATGCTAAAAAAACGGGAAATTTTATAGAAAATGGGCAAGCCTAG
- the rplF gene encoding 50S ribosomal protein L6: MARIGKKPIPLPQDVEVVPKEGGMVQVSGKKGVLQQWIDPTIGVQVEAGMVRVFPVGEGGTKHCNALHGLYRALLHNMVIGVSMGFKHTLELVGVGYRANLQGNLLELSLGYSHDIVFELPEEIAATTEVAKGKNPLIHLESIDKQLLGQVSAKIRSLRKVEPYKGKGIRFLGERVRRKAGKSTKK; encoded by the coding sequence ATGGCGAGGATAGGTAAAAAACCCATTCCTTTACCTCAGGACGTTGAGGTAGTACCCAAGGAGGGAGGGATGGTGCAGGTTAGCGGTAAAAAGGGCGTATTGCAGCAGTGGATAGATCCTACTATTGGTGTGCAAGTAGAAGCGGGCATGGTTCGGGTATTCCCTGTAGGAGAAGGTGGAACGAAACATTGTAATGCTTTACATGGCCTATATAGGGCGTTGCTCCACAATATGGTTATAGGGGTAAGTATGGGATTTAAGCATACCTTAGAATTGGTTGGGGTTGGATATAGGGCTAATTTACAGGGTAATTTATTAGAATTAAGTTTGGGGTATTCCCATGATATTGTTTTTGAATTGCCAGAAGAAATAGCAGCTACTACGGAAGTAGCTAAAGGAAAGAATCCTTTGATTCATTTAGAATCTATTGATAAGCAGTTACTTGGTCAAGTTTCTGCTAAAATTCGTTCCCTACGTAAAGTAGAGCCTTATAAAGGGAAAGGTATTCGATTTTTAGGGGAGCGCGTGCGGCGCAAAGCTGGTAAGTCTACTAAAAAATAA
- the rpsN gene encoding 30S ribosomal protein S14, giving the protein MAKESVKARDRKRRKLVDKYAVKRILFREQGDYLALDKLPKNASPVRLRNRCRVTGRARGYIRRFGISRLVFRQWALEGKLPGVQKVSW; this is encoded by the coding sequence ATGGCAAAGGAATCAGTTAAGGCAAGAGATAGGAAAAGAAGGAAATTAGTGGATAAATATGCTGTAAAGAGAATCCTATTCAGGGAACAAGGAGATTACCTTGCACTGGATAAATTACCTAAAAATGCTTCTCCTGTTAGGTTACGGAATAGGTGTCGTGTAACCGGGAGGGCCCGTGGCTATATAAGAAGGTTTGGCATTTCTCGATTGGTATTTAGGCAGTGGGCCCTAGAGGGAAAGCTGCCAGGGGTACAAAAAGTTAGCTGGTAA
- the rplW gene encoding 50S ribosomal protein L23: protein MSILKRPLVTEKASLLNKRGVYGLIVDSRSNKEQIRKEIERFYSVKVDSIHTMRYAGKKRIKRTAAFVAKGKRPAYKKAFVTLKEGGSIDFYSNIV from the coding sequence ATGAGCATTTTAAAAAGGCCATTGGTAACAGAAAAAGCATCTTTACTGAATAAGCGGGGCGTATATGGTTTGATAGTAGATAGCCGCTCCAATAAAGAGCAAATACGGAAGGAAATTGAACGTTTTTATAGCGTTAAAGTGGATAGTATACATACCATGCGTTATGCAGGTAAAAAAAGAATAAAACGTACAGCTGCTTTTGTTGCAAAGGGGAAGCGCCCTGCCTATAAAAAGGCGTTTGTAACGTTAAAAGAAGGTGGAAGTATAGATTTTTATAGTAATATTGTATAA